One window of Robiginitalea biformata HTCC2501 genomic DNA carries:
- a CDS encoding DUF2853 family protein, translating to MSRRDQLIPLYAADIREKFGQDPDMELLRAVAIGLGPAIYNHDSARVSGSDPAELETVRRNFLIGKLGLPDNEALMAAIREVLETYGASQRNKYRVVVYYMLTRHFGKESVYL from the coding sequence ATGAGCCGACGCGACCAACTCATCCCACTCTACGCTGCCGATATCCGTGAGAAATTCGGGCAGGACCCGGATATGGAATTGCTCCGGGCCGTTGCCATTGGCCTGGGCCCTGCCATATACAACCACGATTCCGCACGCGTTTCGGGCTCGGATCCCGCCGAACTGGAAACCGTCCGCCGGAATTTCCTGATTGGAAAACTCGGGCTTCCCGACAATGAGGCGCTCATGGCTGCCATCCGGGAGGTCCTCGAAACCTATGGCGCTTCCCAGCGGAACAAGTACCGCGTTGTGGTATATTACATGCTTACGCGGCATTTCGGGAAGGAATCTGTGTACCTTTGA